The following coding sequences lie in one Portunus trituberculatus isolate SZX2019 chromosome 26, ASM1759143v1, whole genome shotgun sequence genomic window:
- the LOC123509153 gene encoding putative lysozyme-like protein: protein MLGWGSGGEGILDWMFSSRLGEPSSKLVEEGRRRKDKDEEVLKQKSQGKRTKYGGGGGGGGSAHGGGGGGGSAYGGGGGGGAGLSVQGGANVNFAGHLPAPPTSVPGVPLYVGDVYVGPKPITTQPEEGGGSLFPWLPFLGLSHDSSFSVNTGGISGGGTDSAHGGHGDYGPPEGYSHKPSQTEVMVFSYPSFVTSFGRAVSLVTKGLRRIGENLGDRLSNTFDFSGVPDILGQSVKAVLPIENVDEKFPNIIADKPSSSVTTGGSGGGSISAPSISSSTSLSHSGPLSTSSVSHSGSFSPVGIDSNLHLSSNLNSNFLQGLQQGINTGLKGINQGINTLSNIPSTIADSLSNLNYNLPPLDLGSLSHQSSFNIGGLGGGGGGGSKPNDPQANYHQPPKCC from the exons ATGCTGGGGTGGGggagtgggggggaggggattCTGGATTGGATGTTCTCTAGTCGTCTcg gcgAGCCATCTTCAAAACtcgtagaagaaggaagaagaaggaaggacaaggatGAAGAGGTCTTAAAACAGAAGAGTCAAGGGAAGAGGActaaatatggaggaggaggaggaggaggaggaagtgcccacggaggaggaggaggaggaggaagtgcctatggaggaggaggaggaggaggagcaggactctCTGTTCAAGGAGGAGCTAACGTGAACTTCGCTGGTCAT TTGCCAGCACCCCCGACCTCTGTCCCCGGCGTGCCTCTATACGTGGGCGATGTTTACGTGGGGCCTAAACCAATCACTACTCAAccagaagaaggaggtggtagTTTATTCCCCTGGCTACCCTTCCTCGGCCTCTCTCATGACTCCTCCTTCAGCGTTAACACCGGGGGAATTTCCGGCGGTGGCACTGACTCGGCCCACGGTGGTCACGGCGACTATGGGCCTCCTGAAGGATATTCTCACAAGCCTTCCCAAACTGAAGTGATGGTGTTCAGTTATCCTTCCTTCGTCACGTCTTTTGGAAGAGCTGTGAGCTTG GTAACGAAGGGATTAAGGAGGATCGGAGAGAATTTAGGTGACCGCCTGAGCAACACCTTTGATTTCTCTGGCGTTCCTGATATCCTTGGGCAGAGCGTTAAGGCCGTTCTTCCCATAGAGAATGTGGATGAAAAGTTCCCTAATATAATTGCTGATAAACCGTCGAGTTCAGTGACAacaggaggatcaggaggaggatcGATTTCAGCGCCTTCAATAAGTTCCAGTACTTCTCTAAGCCACAGTGGACCCCTTTCGACCTCCTCCGTTTCTCACTCCGGATCCTTTTCGCCCGTGGGAATCGATTCAAATCTTCATCTGAGCTCTAATCTCAATTCGAATTTCCTACAAGGGCTCCAGCAGGGGATCAACACGGGTCTAAAGGGGATCAACCAAGGGATCAACACTCTTAGTAATATTCCATCCACTATTGCAGACAGTTTGAGTAATCTGAACTATAATCTGCCGCCTTTGGATCTAGGAAGTCTGTCTCATCAAAGTAGCTTCAATATTGGcgggttaggtggtggtggtggtggaggatccAAGCCTAATGACCCCCAAGCTAACTACCACCAACCCCCAAAGTGCTGCTAG